The following are from one region of the Coccinella septempunctata chromosome 7, icCocSept1.1, whole genome shotgun sequence genome:
- the LOC123317953 gene encoding endonuclease III-like protein 1: MDLKDFRFKKMPKLRSRKSPKTVEQSPLKNEINCSTPNSNEEHEVKPSACIIKSEPLGDLQQDSDSVTFKNKVDIKIPEVKIETTDIEDLGQYPDSKMKLQRVPLHWEDVLKNLREMRKKFDAPVDTMGCDKCHDDSANPEVQRYQQLLSLMLSSQTKDQVTFAAMEKLRQHGCTIENILQTSDENLGKLIYPVGFWKSKVKYIKKTTLMLKEQYNSDIPNTVKELCKLPGVGPKMAHICMKTAWGEVTGIGVDTHVHRISNRLGWVNSKTPEETRKALENWMPQELWSEVNHLLVGFGQQICKPVKPQCPTCLNYTICPYGTKYVADEIKPSKSPRKKVKT, translated from the exons ATGGATCTCAAAGATTTCCGGTTTAAAAAAATGCCCAAGTTAAGAAGCAGAAAGAGTCCGAAGACTGTAGAACAATCACCACTTAAAAACGAAATAAACTGCTCTACTCCGAATTCAAATGAAGAACATGAAGTTAAACCTAGTGCCTGTATAATTAAATCAGAACCACTAGGCGATTTACAACAGGATAGTGATTCAGTAACATTTAAAAATAAAGTAGACATCAAAATTCCTGAAGTGAAAATTGAAACAACGGATATTGAAGATTTGGGACAATATCCCGATTCTAAAATGAAACTACAAAGAGTACCTCTTCACTGGGAGGATGTTCTGAAAAATCTGAGGGAAATGCGTAAAAAATTTGACGCTCCTGTGGATACCATGGGATGCGATAAATGTCACGATGATTCTGCTAATCCAGAAGTACAAAGATATCAACAGTTACTCTCACTTATGCTGAGTAGTCAAACTAAGGATCAAGTTACTTTTGCTGCTATGGAAAAATTACGGCAACATGGGTGTACCATTGAGAATATACTTCAAACTTCCGATGAAAATTTGGGCAAATTGATTTATCCTGTTGGATTCTGGAAG AGTAAAGTGAAATATATAAAGAAGACGACATTAATGTTGAAAGAACAATATAATAGTGATATACCAAATACTGTGAAGGAACTATGTAAATTACCTGGTGTGGGACCAAAAATGGCTCATATATGTATGAAAACCGCATGGGGAGAAGTCACTGGGATAG GAGTGGATACTCATGTTCACAGAATTTCCAACAGACTAGGCTGGGTTAACTCAAAGACTCCAGAAGAAACAAGGAAGGCGTTAGAAAATTGGATGCCGCAGGAGCTCTGGAGTGAAGTGAACCACCTATTAGTAGGTTTTGGCCAACAGATATGTAAACCTGTTAAGCCTCAATGTCCTACCTGCCTCAATTATACAATATGCCCATATGGCACTAAGTATGTGGCTGATGAAATAAAACCTTCAAAATCACCAAGGAAGAAAGTGAAGACATGA
- the LOC123317952 gene encoding nucleoporin NUP116/NSP116-like, with protein sequence MAICKFFLQGDCRFGENCRFEHQLNPEKAGNQFGNIQNQNKILNPKTGTEIELSTLLNSVKNDVVSGENGKQWLLSCYAPFKEKPLYPGIVDMSFEEVRFGYIEAQKSNTLEQYNQKLQQLLTEAKMRYKSLENPTKEIVELLKNIYNNNLNTENNSMFSQNPQANGTLKGLFGINASASLGQQNSLAGRVSIFGQQNASQNNFGQQNGSVFGQSSSSIKAGSIFGQQQNTTNIFQQSTSTQNNGTLFNQQQNTSSIFRQKTGNIFAQQQTGSSIFGGQNNGSIFGQQSSAASGSNIFGQPNSFGSIFGQQNNPTNIIGQQNASQTKSTPFGQPSSPAVMAKPSIFGQQNTNSIFAQQNPTQNNGGSIFGGQNTTNIFGKPNNVQGTGSIFAQQNNPQSTGNVFGQQKSVQSGENLFGMDMTQNSNIFQAKSQTDNNQQTSSVFGSNNVNFFTGKPVTGVFGNAQQTMPSQQTYPQNTVPQSGAIFAKNPEPTNLVMNQNANSLFQAPSVQQPTSIFGLSASKTPLSTFNSGNPSKEKIKWEAYSKLEDLTEDEVNWFNSDIFDIEKIPEKPPAYEMCF encoded by the exons ATGGCtatttgtaaattttttctGCAAGGCGATTGTAGATTCGGTGAAAATTGTCGCTTCGAACATCAATTAAATCCTGAGAAAGCTG GGAACCAGTTTGGCAACATCCAAAaccaaaataaaattttgaatccTAAAACTGGTACTGAGATAGAGTTAAGCACTCTTCTCAACTCAGTGAAGAATGATGTGGTTTCTGGTGAAAATGGTAAACAGTGGCTGCTGTCCTGTTATGCTCCTTTCAAGGAAAAACCACTGTATCCGGGCATTGTAGATATGAGTTTCGAAGAAGTGAGATTTGGTTACATTGAAGCCCAAAAATCTAATACCTTGGAACAATAT AATcaaaaattgcaacaattactgACAGAAGCAAAAATGAGATACAAGTCTCTTGAAAACCCTACAAAAGAAATTGTTGAATTATTGAAGAATATATATAATAACAATTTGAACACTGAAAATAACAGTATGTTCAGTCAAAATCCACAAGCAAATGGTACATTGAAAGGATTATTCGGCATCAATGCTTCAGCAAGTTTAGGTCAACAAAATTCATTAGCAGGTAGAGTCAGTATATTCGGTCAACAAAATGCTTCTCAGAACAACTTTGGTCAACAGAATGGTAGCGTTTTTGGCCAATCTAGTTCTTCAATCAAGGCTGGAAGTATTTTCGGCCAGCAGCAGAATACTACGAATATATTTCAACAAAGTACTTCAACCCAGAATAATGGAACGTTATTCAACCAGCAACAGAATACAAGTAgtattttcaggcagaaaactGGTAACATATTTGCCCAGCAACAAACCGGAAGTAGCATTTTTGGCGGGCAAAATAACGGAAGTATTTTCGGTCAGCAAAGCTCTGCTGCAAGTGGTTCGAACATCTTTGGTCAACCAAATTCGTTTGGAAGCATATTTGGACAACAGAATAATCCTACAAATATTATTGGCCAACAAAATGCTTCTCAGACCAAAAGTACACCTTTTGGCCAACCGAGTTCTCCTGCTGTGATGGCCAAACCGAGCATTTTTGGTCAACAAAACACCAATAGTATATTTGCTCAGCAAAACCCAACTCAAAATAATGGTGGTAGTATATTTGGTGGACAAAATACAACTAATATTTTTGGCAAACCAAATAACGTTCAAGGTACTGGTAGTATTTTCGCCCAACAAAATAACCCTCAGTCTACAGGAAACGTTTTTGGACAACAAAAATCAGTTCAAAGTGGAGAAAATTTATTTGGCATGGATATGACTCAGAACAGTAATATATTCCAAGCAAAATCGCAGACCGATAACAACCAACAGACAAGTTCGGTTTTTGGCTCGAATAATGTCAATTTTTTCACTGGAAAACCTGTAACTGGTGTTTTTGGCAACGCCCAACAAACAATGCCATCTCAGCAGACCTACCCTCAAAATACAGTACCACAGTCAGGTGCAATATTTGCTAAAAATCCTGAACCAACCAATCTTGTCATGAACCAAAACGCAAATTCCCTCTTCCAAGCACCAAGTGTCCAACAACCTACCTCCATTTTTGGATTGAGCGCCAGCAAAACACCTCTAAGTACCTTCAATTCTGGGAACCCTTCgaaggaaaaaataaaatgggaGGCCTACTCTAAATTAGAAGATTTGACAGAAGACGAGGTTAATTGGTTCAATAGTGATATTTTCGACATTGAAAAAATACCGGAAAAACCACCAGCTTATGAGATGTGCTTTTGA
- the LOC123317951 gene encoding integrator complex subunit 9, with protein sequence MKLYCLSNDPNKPCHILTFREITMMLDCGLSMQSILNFLPLSTVPSNRLSNLSNYMPNDVDPDLEGELKENGERVFVDSPPEFNPPLDKLVDFAQIDVILISNYLCMMALPFVTEGTEFKGRVYATEPTLQMGRLLLEELVTYIELCPKVNIASQWKNFLHKLPYPLSESFKPKSWKQIFSMKSVNASLSRVQMVGYNEKIDVFGALQVIPASSGYCLGSTNWVISTKHEKIVYLSGSSTLTTHPKPMDHNALKNADIFIMTDLTQTPISNPDSMLGVLCVVVGITLRGGGNVLIPCYPTGVVYDLFECLSIKMQELGVAQCPMYFVSPVADISLAYSNILAEWLSTSKQNKVYVPDEPFPHAMLVKNSRLKHFKHIHSSGFSAEFQEPCVVFCGHPSLRFGDAVQFMELWGNNPRNCIIFTEPDFDYIDALAPYQPLQMKVAHCAIDTSLNFTQANKLIRDLKPTTLVVPECYTQPPSSAPNFADYMIESNAERNLISYKWGEVINLPLKRKQAQVFLDNSVALKIAPVEIKNGVFLSTLTGNLNVKDNVVNVQDVGPSCLGKTPNQVKYEWGTINITEFMQKLYQEGFSDAKLENIGTNSYMIHMLEADTIIQLDDNNTHVLCNGDDEMRTKLRNIVMQCLRKF encoded by the exons ATGAAACTA taTTGTTTGAGCAACGATCCAAATAAACCATGTCATATATTAACATTTCGGGAAATTACCATGATGTTGGATTGTGGTTTATCGATGcaatcaattttgaattttttaccaCTTTCGACTGTGCCCTCAAATAGACTCTCAAATCTTTCTAATTACATGCCAAACGATGTAGACCCTGATTTGGAAGGC GAACTCAAAGAAAATGGAGAAAGGGTATTTGTGGATTCTCCCCCTGAGTTTAATCCTCCTTTAGATAAATTAGTCGATTTTGCTCAGATAGATGtgattttgatatcaaattatttATGTATGATGGCACTACCTTTTGTAACTGAGGGCACTGAATTCAAAGGAAGAGTTTATGCAACTGAACCTACATTACAAATGGGAAG GTTGCTTCTAGAGGAATTGGTGACTTACATTGAACTCTGTCCCAAAGTGAATATTGCTTCGCAGTGGAAAAATTTCTTGCATAAGTTGCCATATCCTCTGAGTGAATCATTCAAACCAAAATCTTGGAAACAAATATTTAGCATGAAGAGTGTGAATGCGAGTTTATCGAGGGTACAAATGGTCGGATATAATGAAAAGATt GATGTCTTTGGTGCCCTTCAAGTTATACCTGCTAGTTCGGGGTATTGTTTGGGGTCTACCAATTGGGTTATATCTACTAAACATGAGAAAATAGTGTATCTTAGTGGATCTAGTACTTTGACTACACATCCGAAACCAATGGATCATAATGCCTTGAAAAATGCTGATATATTTATTATGACTGACCTAACCCAAACACCTATCAGTAATCCAGACTCCATGCTTGGAGTTTTGTGTGTAGTTGTAG GCATAACTTTGAGAGGGGGAGGTAATGTGTTAATCCCCTGTTATCCGACAGGTGTGGTTTACGATTTGTTTGAGTGTCTGTCGATAAAAATGCAAGAATTGGGAGTTGCACAATGTCCCATGTACTTTGTTTCGCCAGTGGCAGATATATCTTTGGCATATTCCAATATCCTAGCCGAGTGGCTTTCTACGTCGAAACAAAATAAAGTTTACGTTCCTGACGAACCATTTCCTCATGCAATGCTGGTCAAGAATTCTAGATTGAAACATTTTAAACATATACATTCTAGTGGATTCAGTGCCGAGTTTCAAGAA CCCTGTGTAGTGTTTTGTGGGCATCCCAGCCTAAGATTTGGTGACGCGGTCCAGTTTATGGAACTCTGGGGTAATAATCCTAGAAACTGTATAATATTCACAG AACCGGATTTCGATTACATCGATGCCCTGGCCCCGTATCAGCCACTCCAAATGAAAGTAGCCCATTGCGCCATAGACACCTCCCTGAATTTCACCCAGGCCAACAAGTTGATTCGAGATCTGAAACCGACCACGTTAGTTGTGCCTGAATGCTACACTCAACCTCCTAGCTCGGCTCCGAATTTCGCAGATTACATGATCGAGAGTAATGCGGAAAGGAATTTGATTTCCTACAAATGGGGGGAA GTTATTAATCTACCATTGAAAAGAAAGCAAGCCCAAGTATTTCTGGACAACAGTGTTGCTTTGAAAATAGCTCCGGTGGAAATCAAAAACGGTGTTTTTTTGTCAACTTTAACAGGCAACTTGAATGTGAAAGATAATGTAGTTAATGTACAA GATGTTGGTCCATCTTGTTTAGGTAAAACTCCTAATCAGGTGAAATATGAGTGGGGGACAATTAATATCACTGAATTTATGCAAAAATTGTATCAGGAAGGTTTCTCCGATGCTAAACTAGAAAATATAGGGACAAACAGTTATATGATTCATATG ttggaAGCTGATACGATAATCCAGTTAGATGATAATAATACTCATGTTTTATGTAATGGTGATGATGAAATGAGAACTAAATTGAGGAATATTGTAATGCAATGCCTGAGAAAATTTTAG